TGTACTCTGCTTACAAGTTTGCTCTTGCAGCCCGCGACCGGAAGCTGCCCATTGCCGTAGTCAACATTGGACCCACCAGGGCAGATTCCTTTCTCTCTTTGAAGGTGAACTCTCGCTGTGGGAAGCTACTGCCATTGATTGTCCCAAAGTGACCCAGATCGACATCCAGGGGAGCAAACCCTCAAGGGAAAAGTAAGCATCCTCACAAGCTGTTGGGGCCCAGGCAAGTCAGGCCCGTGATCAGTCAGCTTTGAGGGAAGGGCTGTCTGGTTCCCATCTGATGCCAGAACCCACAGGGCAAGGGGAATCAGGAGCTGCAAGACCACGGATAGCTCCCATGGAAGGCCAAGGGTGAGAGCAAGCCTTCTTATTAAGCTGCTGCCCCAGACTACCTCTCCCAGGCTCTGCCCCCTTGTGCTTAAATTTAGGATTCTTAAAGGGTCAGCCCTCTGGCCTGGAAAATGGCTAGGGAACTGAGGAAGAGTGCCCATTTGCCTGGTGCACTCCCTGGAACGGTGTGGCAAGCATTTGTCTCCCATGAGGGTCTGGGCTCTGGCCCTATAGATACAAGAGGTTCTTCTGGGGGCCCATGTTCCTCACCCTCTGTGGTCTTCTGATCTCCAGCAACGGGCTCAGAGCCCTGCGCCTGGTCCGACACCTGAGCTGGACCTTCTCTAGCCTCCAACTCACAGTCTCGGTTGCTGCCAGACTCTGTTGTGACAAACCGGCTGTGGGACAGAGGGTCCACAGGCAGAAATAACGTAGGCCAAGATCCAGTGGGAAGCACTGTAGGCCAGTCACATAGCCTAATACTAGAAAACTTCAGTTCCTGAAGTACCAGCATGGTCAGCTACTCTTGATGACAATTTGGTCAGCTTGAGGAGCCATGCCTTAACCCAGTTATACAAGGTCCACAGAGCCCCCACCGACTCCCTCAAAATGCCTGAACCAGCTAGGTTCAGTCTCCCTGCCAACGGAGAGTCAGCCGATGGTTGAGGCTTCAAAGCGTCTCTGCCCTGCTTCTGGGATATGGGACCCCCCACAGCTTAGCTGGATGATGACTAATGATCAACCCAGGTCCTAGCAATTAAGCCCCTGCTTCTTCTGATGACTCCAGGTTCCCATGGCCCATTCAGAAAGTTGTTTCGGGGCAAAAGAGCCAAGAGGCAGGGCCTGCAGAAACAGCTCTCCGAGGACCCCAGGCTGCTCACCTGTTTCTAGCGCAGCTTCAAAACGACTTTCCTGCTTATATAAACCTCTTGGGTTCGACAGTGACTGGTTGTGGTCTTTGGTGCAACCTGACAGAACAGAACCTGGCTCTGTGCCATCTTGTCCCGTTCAGCACCATGGATGGTTCCGTCTTTGTTTGAAGAGACTGGAGCAGAACCACTCCAGAAGGCCTTCCATCTTGCCAGCCGGTCAGCCACCAGCtcttgaggggaggggggaggaattcaaATAGAGGGCTCAGTTCCTCTGGCATGCAGAGTCGGAGGAAAACATCTGGGACAAGGGCAGGCATCATGTGACAattgcctttgccaacctggagccctccgcTTATttgggactacaaatcccatcagccccagccagcacaaaatTGCAGTCCAATCCATCTGAAGGGCAcccggttggcaaaggctgcactgCATGGACACTGCTCCTGCCTCAGTGACTTAAGTGGGATTTAAGCTGCTCAAATGCATCTGCAGCAAGTATGCCTCAACTGGAGAGTTGAACAAAGGAACCAACAGCAGTCTAGACTTTGTGTATTGCCATAGTTCAAGAGAACCACAGAAAAGCCAGAGAATTGAGCTTCCTGGgaatttcagctttcattttgagAAAGGTTTCTAGTCCTTGTGGTTGGAGAGAGATAGCTCTCTTCAAACTAATAGCAGTATTTCTTATACCTTCTTttcataagggataagacaggcAGGCAGCTGCCTGATAAAAATTACTACATCAAGAGTACCATTAACAtcaggcacaaaacaaaacacagggtATAAATACAAGCATTAAGTGGTAGAAAGGATGCCAGTCCCGTCATGACCCAAAGGCCCACCCAGACAAGGAGGTCTTAAGCTGTCACCTGAATGAAGGTAATGTGGGAGACAGCCTGATCTCCACTAAGGTGGCCATTTCCCAAGATTTCACTGAGGTAAAATTTTTGGGGAGCGGAAGCTTCAGTGGCCCCGGCACAGCTCCCCCAGACTAGCACAAGCAAAATATGAAAGTTGCAGaatgaattatgcaaaataagagaATTGGTgtatatttgcataatttatacagatCGCAGAAATCAGCATTTCTTGCTGCAGAATTTGAGCTTCAATAGTGCTGCTTTTTGGAAAGAGGGAGCAAAGGGTTAGTCCTGACTTTTGGCTGTTCAGAGTTTTGCTGAAGAAGCacaacggaggaggaggaggaggaggaggagggttgaCCGTTATGCGGAGGATGTTCCAGGCAGGAATGGGAGACGGACTCCAAGTGGAGCCGGCCATCACCCAATCACAATCAACCATCCTGGTCTGGACAGACCGTCTatcctggtataaggcagattcctctgtTTCTTCCAGGCAAGGATTGCACCTCTTCTGGACCCAGATAGAAATGTAATGGATAAAAtgaaatacatttatttcactgcaCTGGACAGGCCAGTGGATGGAATATTTACTTCTTCATTAAAGAACTTTTCTAGACAGCTTAATAAAATCTCTGTCTACCACAAACTCAAGTTTACAATAAAACCATCAATAGGAAACCACTTTGTGCATCATCATAAAacgcaaatacaaaatacagcacCGTAAGATACAAAGGTAAGGTCATACCCCAGTGAtacaacacctgctttgcatgcagaaggccccagattcattGTGGAGCTTGATGCACCAGTGGTTTGACTAACTGTAAGCACCTTCCTAGGATCCTGAAggaaaaagtaaaggtaaaggtgtccctgaaCTTGTAGTGCgggtcgtttccgactcttaggtgacgtcttgcgacgtttacaaggcagaccgtatttatggggtgggattgccagttccatccccggcctttctttaccccccagcatatgccggatactcattttaccgaccacggatggatggaaggctgagtggacctcgaccccttttaccggagattcgacttcctccttccgttggaatcgaactccggccatgagcttcggctgcgttaccgctgcttaccactctgtgccagctTTAAAATTTGGGGAAAGCCTGAGCAAAAAGGTACATCTTCAAGAGGTGTCGAAGCAGGTGACCGCAGGGACTTGCTCTGCAGCAAGAGCCAGCTGGTGGTAGTTTAATGGGATCTAACTTCAGCAAAGGATAAGGTtcctaaggtatcctggacccaagtcattaagggccttgtaaattaacacGCTAATCCTAAACCCAGCCTGCTAGCATATttgcttaagaacataggaagtacATGTTAAGTCATCGCTCGCCAACCTGTTAACTCTCCAGATATCGTAaagtataactcccatcagctccagacatatttatttattatttgatttatatcccgcccttcctcccagcaggagtccaaggcggcaaacagaaacgctaaaaacactttaaaacatcatgaaaagaccttaaaatacattaaaacaaaacaacgttaaaaacattttttaaaactttaaaaacctttttaaagggttaaaagcatattattatATGATacccaacatttaaaaaaaatccccaccatATATACACCAATTGGGCTCTGACCTGGTGGTGACTAAGCAGGGGAGAGATCCCAGGGTCCTAGCGAATGAAAACACAAGGTCAGCAGCAACATTCCAGCAGGTGCCCTCAGGGGCTCAGGTCCCACTTCCAGAAGGTATAAGCCCCTCACCAAAACACTTCCCAAGGGGAGCAGGGTTGAAAATGCAGCACAGTCCAAAGGAGGGTCAAGCACAAGAAATCAGTTCTGGTCACCAACACAATCCAGAGACAAAGCAGACAACAGTCCAAGGTCAGTATCACAGAGAGTCCAGAGAAGGTACAACTCAGCAAGAAAGGAAAACCACTTTTGGAAACAAGCTTCCAACAACCAGAAAGCTCAAGAGGGAGACATATACTCTGGCCTCCTAGACCACACCCTAAGCCCAGCTGCTGGTGGTGAAGGAGTTCAGGGATTACTTGCTCATGAGGAGACAAGGAACATGATGactctggagccacagaggcaaGTTATGCCATTGCTCTCCAGCCAGACCTTTTCCGCCCAGCATTCTCAAGGACTGGTGGTGGGAAAGGAGGTGACTCAAGATCTTCAGTGGGTCTCTCCCAGACAGGAGACTGGTTCCAGGGGAGCCTGCCTGctctccatcatccttgacctgtGGGGTGCCTTGTTCATCCTCCAAGGACTCCATGCCTAGTACCAGGTCAGGACtgggtacagagcttggaaaagttacttttttgaactacaactcccatcagcccaatccagtggccatgctggctagggctgatgggagctgtagttcaaaaaagtaacttttgtaTGACAatcagaatataagaagagcccggcccatccaaccaggtgccccaacgGGAAGGCtgtgagcaggacctgagcacaacagcaatcaCCCTACTTGCGACTTGCGGCAACTGGTGTTCACGGAGGCATCCTACCTGCAACCACAGAggaacagcacagccatcatggctagtagccactgatagccttttcctccatgaatttgtcccccctcccccctcacctTTCCCCAAAACTAAACATGAACTCTGTCCTCCAATAAAAGGGTACAGCCAGAGAAGAACAGCCGTGTGTGTTCAGTGGTCTGCCAAAACTCAACTGATTTTTAAGAAACGTATTGCcccaaagaaaataaaacatttttcaaGATGCAGGGGAAAAAATTTGTTTGCAAAACAGTCCAATTGGTTTACAGGTGTGCCTGCAATAGATTTGGATATAATCAATTTAGTTTATTTTCAAATGCTGAGTATTCATGTGATGTATTGTCTCTGTTTTTATAGTCCCCAAAGAAAGCTGTTATTAAACAATAACTAGCCCAAACACATTGGgctgttttgaaaataaaacccactcttttttccagcatcttgagATACTTTCTCTTTCAGCTTTTGGTTCCGATTGGATGCTTTCCTGGTTTTGCATTTTAAGAGATGTCTTGGCCAAAGAGATAAAGTTTATTTTAAGTTAAAGCCTTGTTGCAATTGGTTGAACTTGAGTCAGCAAAGGGCTGTGCCCAGCCCAGGAGAAATTGCTCAGCCCAAGGGGGAGAGGCCTGCTCTGAATCGTCAATCCCTAGAGCTGGATTTTTGAACTTTGTTGAACAAGAGCAGCCAGTTGAGCTTAATGATTGATCCCAGAAGCAACCATGACTGCCCTGAAACTCTTCGCTTCTCTCCTCGTCGGTCTCTGCGCCTATTATTTCTATAGCCAGGAAACCTTCTCTGAAGGTAAGCAAGACCAGAGGTCTCCGCTTCTCCTGACCTGCAGCCTCAACAGTCTCTTGCAGGCAAAAGCCAAGCATGTTCTGCTATCTTCACAGGGCAGTCCACACACCCGTCAGAGCATGCAATCACTACTGACGGGCGAAACTGTAAATTTCAGCTTATTTTACCAGTCTTAAATTTCGTTAGTCCCCATTTCTGCATATGtttgcaattatttattttaaaaacttgtgCGTGGAAATTCATACACATCTTTggtatgcatttctcctaatatgcaagcTTGTGCACACAATCTTGTCTACCGTGTGcattttttgcaggcaatttcctgtctaacagaatgcatttttattattttcactcacaggcttatttttgcatgcacttttcactaacatatgcatttctgtacacattctgCGGTTcgaaaaactgcattgcaaaactgaaaGAAGTGCTAATTTGGGGGAGAAAAGAGCTGCATTTTGCtttgcagtgtggtgtagtggttaaggtgttggactatgacctgggagaccagggtttgaatccccacccagccatgaagctcactgggtgaccctgggccagtcactgcctctcagcctcagagggaggcaatggtaaaccccctctgaataccgcttaccatggaaaccctgtaagtcgggatcgacttgaaggcagtccaatggtTCAGGATTTTGCTGGTTTGCATTACAAGGTACCGGAGTGGAATGCCTCCCCTCCCTAGCCCTAACCCAGGTGTTGGCTACCAGCTGTTGCCAGGGGCCAGAAGGAAGACTCAGGTTCCTGGTTTATCAGGGTCCCTGATCACACTGAGAGTGCAGGCATTCAAGTGAATGCAAGTATAAACTCCCCTGCAGACCTTCGACACTCAACACAGGGAAGGTCAGGGACTGAGTGTGCAGGGAGATGCACATAGGAAActaccttctactgagtcagaaattagtggcccatctagctcagtattgtcaacactgactggcagcagttctgcagggtttcaggagggggacattccctgccctaccaggagattgaatctgggaccttaggTATGCAACGGAAGTGCTGTAACCACTGATCCGTGGTCCTTCTCCATGCACAAACCTCACAGGTGTACATCTCCCCTGCCCCTGACCACAGAAACAAGATGGTATCCagtgttagccctactcagagtagatccaatgaacttaatgaacatgactaacttaggcccattcatttcagtgggtctactctgagcaacaTTTAGTTGGCTCCAAGCCACAGAGTTTGCTTTTTGAGGCAAAGAGCTCAGCGCTCCTGTCCTGGCACACCTATTTGGAAAATAACTTCTTACAGTGACTGACATGCAGAAGTACAGGTACCTCATCACCACACACCCCAAAAAGGCAAGTCAATGTCCTTCTGGTGAAAGCCACAGCCAGGGATCACCACCACACGACCACCTTAACAGGCATCTTTAGGGAGAGTTAGGGAAaagcaaataaatatatttatgtttTGTAACAGAGAACATAGCTAGCTCCTTAACGTCTTGTGAAGCCAGCGGGTCATTACCAGGTCATCAACTTTGCAGGCCACCTAAGGAGACATCAGCAAAAGAAAAGGCCTGCTTTAATCATACAAAGGGAGGAATAACCAGCTTCTCATTCAGACTTTGTGGAACAAACTTGGCTGTCTCTCTTTGCTGAATAAGATCTTGTCCTGTAAAAGAAGCCAGCCCTGCCTTCCCCTGTATCCAGAGCCACCCTCAGGTAGTCCAGCTTTGCATTCCAGcagtagccaacttggtgccctccagatattgatgggCTGCTGTCCCATCGCCCCTGACCATtcgttggccacactggctgctgggaatgatgagagctggagtccagcaacattttattcatgtatttattattggatttatttcccgcccttcctcccagcaggagcccagggcggcaaacaaaaacgctaaaaacactttaaaacactataaaaacaaaccttaaaatacattgtgGAGGGATCCACAGTGCACTCCGTTTTTCCAAACCTCAGAAACACAGGATACAGATCTCTCATGCGAACCACACAAGGAGGCAGAGGGGAAGAAAATGAGAGCGCAGGCCTGAGGCATTGGTTGCAGAAGCTTGGATCACTTTCAGAAGAACCACCTGAGAGAGTGCAAGAAACACCCCCTCTTCCCTGCTGGAACCTGCAACGCTGAACTGCGTTTGTTGTCACTCATAAATTGTTTTCCTGGCCTCTGCTGTTTCTTCCATCTGACTCTTTCCCCACTCCATCAGTGTGTTTGTTTATAGCTTcttcttaacaacaacaacaaaagcccccAAAAGCTAGCTCTTCAGCCTAAAAGGTTCCCAGAGCGGCTTACAGATCAATCAAATGCAAGGCAGTCCCTGCTTTCAGGCTTACATGTCTAAAAGACACGACACTAAAGGaaagggggatgggatgggaggaggagggaaggaaactCTGCATCAGTTCTTCAAGTTACAAAAGTTCTGGTAAGGATCAGCTGGGATGGAAATAGTTTAGGAAGGAGCAGGGCTGAAAGGAGACTGCCTCTCCCAGCAGAGCCGACAGAGGggccctgcttcccttctgccTGCAGTCTAGAGGAACAGCTGCTGCTTGGTGACAGTTGAGAGGAAGCCAACAGCAGCTGGGCTCTCAACAGAGCCGACGGAGCAGCCCTGCCTCTCTCCCtcagcagcctgatggaatggctgccacTCCATGATGGTAGGAGGAAGACAGCTGAGTTTACTTCCAGTGTCTCTCCAGAGAACACTCACGCATGCACCGCTGCCTCCGAATGCATGTAGACTGCAGGCTCTCCAGCACAGGGGCCTGCTCTTGCCTCTCATTCAGTCTGTAAGCCACCACGTTCACTGATGGTTGGACCACAAGACCGGCAGCTGCAGCCCTGTGAGGAACGTTGGGCCCGTCATTCTCACCTCAAGAAGACTGGttgcatttatttaatttgtgaatcgattcccatgaggcatcctgaagcattTTTATCATACgatatatatatacaatattAATATACGAAAAATAACATaacacatatataaaatcaattcaagCCCAATGCAGACGCCAGCTGGGATAAGATTCCCCCAAGTAATGGAagcgactgccttcaagtcgattccaacttatggggaccctatgaatagggttttcatggtaagcagtattcagagatggcttaccattgccttcctctgaggctgaggggcagtgactggcccgaggtcacccagtaagcttcgtggctgggtggggattcgaaccctggtctcccgggtcgtagtccaacaccttaacttcGCTTTAAATCAAGCCTGTCTCCACTAATGCTCCGCTGTTGAAGGAATCAGAATTGGTCCTGGGGGTTCCCTGAACTGCTCTTACCTGTTCCACTAAAAGATAAACATCTTGAGCAGCTTTCCGGAAGGCTGATCTTGGCAACCCCCTTTTGTGTCTACAGAAATGGTGCGAGGGAAGCGCGTCCTGGTGACGGGGTCGAGCACAGGGATAGGGGAGCAAATGGCCTACGAGTTTGCCCGGATGGGGGCCCACGTGATGGTGACAGCCAGGACGGAGAAACGACTCCAGGAGGTGAGCTGCAGACCCTCAGACGACCATCTGTTCGGAGTCAATACTCCAGAGATTCTCCTGAACTCTCAGGATGCCTCTTGGCcttccctccttgcccctccacaTCAGAGCAGCTGAAGAAAGCAGACATTGAAACACTTTGCTTTTAAGTCCTTAATATCTCCCTTTTGTCATCTTTGTGGGGGTCATTTTCAAGTTCcctcttcttttttcttcttttctgttcTCTTCAGGTAGTTCAGAAGTGTCTGGACCTGGGAGCCAGCTCCGCTTGGTATGTTGTGGCGGACATGAGTAATTTGACTTCTGCCCAGCAAGTTGTGGAAGAAACCAAGACCGTCTTGGGTAAAGCTGAAAGGCTGTCCTGTATCTGGTAGGGAGACTCCAGGCTGGAGGAAGGGCAGCGACTGTTCTTCCAGCTCCTAAAGGGCTGTCACACAAGCTGCCTGAAGCACAGGCAAAGGGCTCCTTAAGCCTTTTATCTCACTGAATCATTACAGAGGCCTTGGCAGAATTCCTCTCTTGGTCACCTCAGCCACTCACCCTGTCTGCCTGCCTCTTGGCTGGCCCATGCAGGGATCCTATGCTGTGATAACTAGTGTGATCCCctctatttctgtttttatttaatcCCCTTTCGGAATGCATGAATTGGACCaagcacccttccccaaccttgtgccctcctgatattttggactataattcccatgagccccagccagtagAGACAGATGAATCTGtatatttcagtttctcatttatccaatcttaagttcagttcatcacatctgcatcagtttgcagggttgttgttgtcattttaaaaaacactcctcacaaaaattcaccaACATTTAGTGTATGTTCCTCTTAATACACAATTTtctgcaattttgcttaatatatacatgtttttgtaagcagtttccactagtttttgtatatatatatatatatatattactaaaATATCATCTTGCTTTCTATAAGTGTGTCTGTgaccttctccctctccctctctctctctcagggggCCTTGACCTGCTGGTGTTGAACCATGTTAAAGTATATACCGGTTTGCACCCATTCCAAGGAGACATGGAATCTGTGATCAGCACCATGACCGTCAACTTCTTCAGCTATGTCCAGCTCACGGTTTCTGCACTGAGCGCGTTGAACGAGTCTCGCGGCAGCATCATTGTCATATCTTCCATGAGTGGTACGGGAGGGTGTTCCTTGCAGAGTGCAATTCGCAACTGTGGACTCCTGCATCTGAATTACCCCTTATTTTTGTATTTAGAAGCATTTCTATTCACCTCTTCAACTCCAAAATGGAGAATCTGACCTTATTTATTCCTCcgaccaggagcccagggcggcaaacaaaagcactaaaaacactttaaaacatcataaaatcagactttaaaatacattaaaaacatctgtaaaaacatttttaaagctttgaagacatctttaaaaagaaaataaaggttaaaaacatttttttaagaaaaaaggtttacaaacatattaaaaagcatttccaacacagacgcagacataaatacattttttttgtattta
This Rhineura floridana isolate rRhiFlo1 chromosome 19, rRhiFlo1.hap2, whole genome shotgun sequence DNA region includes the following protein-coding sequences:
- the LOC133373414 gene encoding hydroxysteroid 11-beta-dehydrogenase 1-like protein B — encoded protein: MTALKLFASLLVGLCAYYFYSQETFSEEMVRGKRVLVTGSSTGIGEQMAYEFARMGAHVMVTARTEKRLQEVVQKCLDLGASSAWYVVADMSNLTSAQQVVEETKTVLGGLDLLVLNHVKVYTGLHPFQGDMESVISTMTVNFFSYVQLTVSALSALNESRGSIIVISSMSGRIPSPFSVVYSSTKFALEGFYSGLRTEMYLQKIDLPITVAVLGYIDTDAALRALGGKIAIKASPKEDCAREIVKGGVLRQREVFYPYWVTKPVLLLRDWMPEVLEHMMDISYKVENTL